The following proteins are co-located in the Phocoena phocoena chromosome 1, mPhoPho1.1, whole genome shotgun sequence genome:
- the SLAMF8 gene encoding SLAM family member 8 isoform X1, whose translation MVVWSLWSLLLWEALLPFIVTGAQVQGQVGGSVLLVAERPPGFQIREAIWRSLWPSEELLATFFRGSLETLYHSRFLGRAQLHSNLSLELRPLESGDSGNFSVLLVDKEGRAWTQTLQLKVYGAVPRPVVQVFIAVSGDAQPPKTCQVFLSCWAPNISDITYSWRREGTIDLDIKPGGLFMDGQVLSVSLGPGDKGVAYSCIVSNPVSWDLATVTPWESCHHQAAPGMASYKDVLLVVVPVLLLVILAGLSAWHWGPCSGKKKKDVSAGEVAPETENPLV comes from the exons CACTACTTCCCTTCATTGTCACCGGAGCCCAAGTTCAGGGCCAGGTGGGGGGCTCCGTGCTGCTGGTGGCAGAGCGCCCTCCCGGCTTCCAAATCCGAGAGGCCATCTGGAGATCCCTCTGGCCTTCAGAGGAGCTCCTGGCCACGTTCTTCCGGGGGTCTCTGGAGACGCTGTACCACTCCCGCTTCCTGGGCCGAGCCCAGCTGCACAGCAACCTCAGCTTGGAGCTGCGGCCACTGGAGTCTGGAGACAGCGGTAACTTCTCCGTGCTGCTGGTGGACAAGGAAGGTCGAGCCTGGACCCAGACCCTACAGCTCAAGGTGTATG GTGCAGTGCCCAGGCCCGTGGTGCAAGTGTTCATTGCTGTATCAGGGGATGCTCAGCCTCCCAAGACCTGCCAAGTGTTCCTGTCCTGTTGGGCTCCCAACATCAGCGACATAACCTATAGCTGGCGACGGGAGGGAACCATTGACCTTGATATCAAGCCAGGTGGCCTCTTCATGGACGGACAGGTGCTGAGTGTGTCACTGGGACCAGGTGACAAAGGTGTGGCCTATTCCTGCATTGTCTCAAACCCTGTCAGCTGGGACTTGGCCACAGTCACCCCCTGGGAGAGCTGCCATCACCAGGCAG CTCCAGGGATGGCCTCCTACAAAGATGTGCTACTGGTGGTGGTGCCTGTCTTGCTGCTTGTGATCCTGGCTGGTCTCTCTGCCTGGCACTGGGGCCCCTGCTCAG ggaaaaagaagaaggatgTCAGTGCTGGTGAAGTGGCTCCAGAGACAGAGAACCCCCTTGTTTAG
- the SLAMF8 gene encoding SLAM family member 8 isoform X2: MVVWSLWSLLLWEGAVPRPVVQVFIAVSGDAQPPKTCQVFLSCWAPNISDITYSWRREGTIDLDIKPGGLFMDGQVLSVSLGPGDKGVAYSCIVSNPVSWDLATVTPWESCHHQAAPGMASYKDVLLVVVPVLLLVILAGLSAWHWGPCSGKKKKDVSAGEVAPETENPLV, translated from the exons GTGCAGTGCCCAGGCCCGTGGTGCAAGTGTTCATTGCTGTATCAGGGGATGCTCAGCCTCCCAAGACCTGCCAAGTGTTCCTGTCCTGTTGGGCTCCCAACATCAGCGACATAACCTATAGCTGGCGACGGGAGGGAACCATTGACCTTGATATCAAGCCAGGTGGCCTCTTCATGGACGGACAGGTGCTGAGTGTGTCACTGGGACCAGGTGACAAAGGTGTGGCCTATTCCTGCATTGTCTCAAACCCTGTCAGCTGGGACTTGGCCACAGTCACCCCCTGGGAGAGCTGCCATCACCAGGCAG CTCCAGGGATGGCCTCCTACAAAGATGTGCTACTGGTGGTGGTGCCTGTCTTGCTGCTTGTGATCCTGGCTGGTCTCTCTGCCTGGCACTGGGGCCCCTGCTCAG ggaaaaagaagaaggatgTCAGTGCTGGTGAAGTGGCTCCAGAGACAGAGAACCCCCTTGTTTAG